One region of Salvia miltiorrhiza cultivar Shanhuang (shh) chromosome 3, IMPLAD_Smil_shh, whole genome shotgun sequence genomic DNA includes:
- the LOC131016539 gene encoding protein SLE1: MASQQEREELDARARQGETVIPGGTGGKSLEAQEHLAQGRSRGGQTRREQLGTEGYQEMGSRGGQTRKEQLGREGYQEMGRKGGLTTIEKSGGERAAEEGVHIDESKFRTSSA; encoded by the exons atggctTCACAACAAGAGCGAGAGGAGCTTGACGCCAGGGCCAGGCAAGGAGAGACGGTGATCCCCGGCGGCACCGGCGGCAAGAGCCTCGAAGCCCAAGAGCACCTCGCCCAAg GGAGAAGCCGCGGCGGGCAGACTCGACGGGAGCAGCTGGGGACGGAAGGGTACCAGGAAATGGGAAGCCGGGGTGGGCAGACGAGGAAGGAGCAGCTCGGAAGAGAAGGCTATCAAGAGATGGGGCGGAAGGGCGGCCTCACCACCATTGAAAAATCTGGCGGCGAGCGCGCCGCGGAGGAAGGAGTCCACATTGATGAGTCCAAGTTTAGAACTTCATCCGCATAG
- the LOC131016537 gene encoding wall-associated receptor kinase 5-like — protein sequence MSLHTNTAFLHLVILCFPLALTLTIANTKPNCQSKCGNLTVPYPFGIGVGSGCSMSPWYDVNCDASFAPPRPFIASGNLEIVSITGDALRIKSWVAARCYDASGNITRQNRVLINITGSPFAFSQRNSFTVIGCDEQALLNFNGFGALGFTSGCISICSDRADLGAGDCSGVGCCQTAIPKGMQLMNSFLGTTTGHVSVWSFNPCGYAFLGDPTSYSFAPSDLADPGFQNRTVDNVGLVLDWAVGNQSCSEARKSEDFACLDNSDCVDSDMGAAGYRCRCSQGFQGNPYLSPGCTDVNECETNPCDENGICTNVEGSYACSCKKGYLGDGTRDGHGCIAKSSEFPVIKFSLGLSFGLLAIVIAMTWLFVSVRRRALINLRQKFFKQNGGLLLQQQLSSNEKTMKSMRIFSAEELENATNNYAEDRILGKGGFGIVYKGLLHDPQQVVAIKKSRVMDESQMEQFINEVIILTQVHHRNVVKLLGCCLETEVPLLVYEYVKNDTLFHHIHNSGGMPWFSWGNRLRIAVEAAGALAYLHSAAAKPIIHRDVKSPNILLDEYYNAKIADFGASRLVPIDQTMATTLVQGTLGYLDPESFRTCQLTEKSDVYSFGVVLAELMTARKPLSNTNNDREKSLSTFFVTAMKENRLFQILDPRVLREGSLEQLQAIAEIVKRCLKLHGEERPTMKEVAMELESLRKFSRHPWIQQQVEEESVGLMNGELSDLYTISMNSEISMGPHNSGTTPLMYPREHTEN from the exons ATGTCCCTACACACTAATACAGCCTTCCTGCATCTCGTAATCCTATGTTTCCCACTCGCTCTAACCCTAACCATCGCCAACACCAAACCCAACTGCCAAAGCAAGTGCGGGAACCTAACCGTCCCGTACCCCTTCGGCATCGGAGTCGGATCGGGCTGCTCGATGAGCCCGTGGTACGACGTCAACTGCGACGCCTCCTTCGCGCCGCCGCGCCCCTTCATCGCCTCGGGCAACCTCGAGATCGTCTCCATCACAGGCGACGCGCTCCGCATCAAGAGCTGGGTGGCCGCGCGCTGCTACGACGCATCCGGGAACATCACGCGCCAGAACAGGGTGCTCATCAACATCACGGGCTCCCCTTTCGCCTTCTCTCAACGCAACAGCTTCACCGTCATCGGCTGCGACGAGCAAGCGCTGCTCAACTTCAACGGGTTCGGCGCCCTCGGTTTTACCAGCGGATGCATCTCCATTTGCTCCGATAGGGCTGACTTGGGCGCGGGAGATTGCTCCGGCGTCGGGTGCTGCCAGACTGCGATCCCCAAGGGCATGCAGCTGATGAACTCGTTTCTCGGCACGACCACGGGCCACGTGAGCGTGTGGTCGTTTAATCCGTGTGGCTACGCGTTTCTTGGTGACCCCACCAGCTACAGTTTCGCGCCGTCTGATTTGGCTGACCCGGGTTTTCAGAACAGGACTGTGGATAATGTGGGATTGGTGCTGGACTGGGCTGTTGGGAACCAGAGCTGCAGTGAGGCTCGGAAATCCGAGGATTTCGCCTGTTTGGACAATAGCGATTGTGTTGATTCTGATATGGGGGCTGCTGGATATAGGTGTAGGTGTTCGCAGGGATTTCAAGGGAATCCATATCTAAGTCCAGGATGCACAG ATGTTAATGAATGTGAAACTAATCCATGTGATGAAAATGGGATTTGCACTAATGTTGAGGGTAGTTATGCTTGTTCTTGCAAGAAAGGGTACTTGGGAGATGGCACAAGAGATGGCCATGGCTGCATTGCTAAGAGCTCTGAGTTTCCAGTCATCAAATTTTCATTAG GCTTGAGTTTTGGGTTATTGGCCATAGTAATTGCAATGACATGGCTATTCGTGAGTGTTAGAAGAAGGGCGCTCATAAATCTAAGGCAGAAATTCTTCAAGCAAAACGGTGGGCTGCTGCTCCAGCAGCAGCTCTCTTCAAATGAGAAAACTATGAAATCTATGAGAATATTCAGCGCAGAGGAGCTCGAAAACGCCACCAACAACTACGCAGAAGATCGAATCCTAGGCAAAGGAGGTTTCGGGATAGTTTACAAAGGCCTATTGCATGACCCACAGCAAGTAGTTGCAATCAAGAAATCAAGAGTGATGGATGAGAGCCAGATGGAGCAGTTCATAAACGAGGTCATCATTCTAACACAAGTCCATCATCGCAACGTTGTGAAGCTCCTAGGATGTTGTCTGGAGACGGAGGTTCCTCTGCTCGTGTACGAGTACGTGAAAAACGACACACTCTTCCACCACATCCATAACAGCGGAGGAATGCCTTGGTTTTCATGGGGGAATCGTCTGAGAATCGCGGTGGAGGCTGCCGGTGCACTAGCCTATCTTCACTCCGCAGCAGCCAAGCCTATTATCCACAGAGATGTGAAATCTCCcaacattttattggatgaatattACAATGCTAAGATTGCAGATTTCGGGGCATCAAGATTGGTTCCCATTGATCAAACAATGGCCACCACTCTAGTCCAAGGAACCTTAGGTTACTTGGACCCGGAGTCCTTCCGCACGTGCCAGTTGACAGAGAAGAGCGACGTGTACAGCTTCGGGGTTGTCCTGGCCGAGCTCATGACGGCCAGGAAACCTCTCTCCAACACCAACAACGACCGAGAAAAGAGCCTCTCGACTTTCTTTGTGACGGCGATGAAAGAGAACCGGCTCTTCCAGATTCTTGATCCCCGCGTGCTGAGAGAAGGGAGCTTGGAACAGCTTCAGGCGATTGCTGAGATCGTGAAGAGATGTCTGAAGCTGCACGGCGAGGAGAGGCCCACCATGAAGGAAGTTGCGATGGAACTGGAGAGCTTGAGGAAGTTCAGTAGGCATCCTTGGATTCAGCAACAGGTTGAAGAGGAATCTGTGGGATTGATGAATGGGGAATTATCTGATTTGTACACTATCTCTATGAATAGTGAGATTAGTATGGGACCGCATAATTCTGGGACTACACCTTTGATGTACCCACGGGAACACACAGAaaattaa